A part of Vicinamibacterales bacterium genomic DNA contains:
- a CDS encoding ABC transporter permease, with amino-acid sequence MPSPRPSPVARLREAVLQGVADAGAHRMRSTLGALAIAAAVATIVIVVAALDAVAVYARQTTARAFGAETFLLAQVASPGRVSRRELQRQLQRNPPIRRIDLDAMTRTSGGLVEYAPSAQTSTEVVAGGRVFENAAVTGTWSTLADLRDLAVERGRFLRPDEDRSGAQVAVIGAEVADALYPAEDAVGRALRLAGRRFEIVGVQARLGNSGGASLDRYVWVPLSAYERAFGAPRTLQVFARTTAGRPTTDGEDRARISLRAARRLGPGVEDTFDLLTPDAARTFVLNVSARISAAAGPISAMALLAAVVVVANTMLVSVTTRTREIGIRRALGATRAQITREVLAEAALVAAAGGAAGAAVAAGLVGAIGSALDVPVHLGAGTLAMALGAATASGIVAGWYPARRAAKLDVIAALRSE; translated from the coding sequence GTGCCCAGTCCCCGTCCCTCGCCCGTCGCGCGCCTCCGGGAGGCCGTACTGCAGGGCGTGGCCGACGCCGGCGCCCACCGGATGCGGTCGACGCTCGGCGCCCTGGCAATCGCCGCCGCCGTCGCGACCATCGTGATCGTGGTCGCGGCGCTGGACGCGGTTGCCGTCTACGCCCGTCAGACCACCGCGCGCGCCTTTGGCGCCGAAACCTTCCTCCTCGCGCAGGTGGCCTCGCCGGGGCGCGTCTCCCGACGCGAACTCCAGCGCCAGCTGCAGCGGAATCCGCCCATCAGGCGCATCGACCTCGACGCCATGACCCGCACGAGCGGCGGACTCGTGGAGTACGCGCCGAGTGCCCAGACATCCACCGAGGTGGTCGCTGGCGGCCGCGTGTTCGAGAACGCCGCCGTGACCGGCACGTGGTCCACGCTGGCCGACCTGCGCGACCTGGCGGTCGAGCGCGGCCGGTTCCTGCGGCCGGACGAAGACCGGTCCGGGGCCCAGGTGGCGGTAATCGGGGCCGAGGTGGCCGACGCGCTCTACCCGGCCGAGGACGCGGTGGGGCGCGCGTTGCGGCTGGCGGGACGCCGTTTCGAGATCGTCGGGGTGCAGGCGCGGTTGGGGAACTCCGGCGGGGCGTCGCTGGATCGCTACGTCTGGGTGCCGCTCTCGGCCTACGAGCGCGCCTTCGGCGCCCCCAGGACCCTGCAGGTCTTCGCCCGGACGACGGCCGGCCGGCCCACGACGGACGGAGAGGACCGCGCCCGCATTTCGCTCAGGGCCGCGCGACGCCTCGGCCCCGGCGTCGAGGACACGTTCGACCTGCTGACGCCGGATGCCGCCCGGACGTTCGTCCTGAACGTGTCGGCGCGCATCAGCGCCGCCGCCGGGCCGATCTCGGCGATGGCCCTCCTGGCCGCGGTCGTCGTCGTCGCCAACACGATGCTCGTCTCGGTCACGACCCGAACCCGCGAAATCGGGATTCGCCGGGCGCTCGGCGCCACCCGCGCCCAGATCACGCGGGAGGTGCTGGCGGAGGCCGCGCTGGTGGCGGCAGCCGGTGGCGCGGCAGGGGCGGCCGTGGCCGCCGGGCTCGTCGGGGCGATCGGCTCGGCCCTGGACGTCCCGGTGCACCTCGGCGCCGGCACTCTGGCCATGGCGCTCGGCGCGGCGACGGCGAGCGGCATCGTCGCGGGGTGGTATCCGGCCCGGCGCGCGGCCAAGCTCGATGTCATCGCCGCCCTGAGGAGTGAATGA
- a CDS encoding efflux RND transporter periplasmic adaptor subunit, which translates to MPPRRVLVALATLVFLIAVVVSRRGSSDALEVDRALVERTPVLRSYVTASGEIVATRYADIGSSVMGRLEGLSVKEGDRVKAGQVLARIDRVQAESAAAAAAAGEAALEADARGARDQARAARAELASAEARAAESRNALARAKELRSAGLIPLAELDKAVADSEAASAQVDAATAAVARSDQALAAAERRVSQGRAERVRARDVLEKTAITAPIDGVVTRLDVEEGEMVVIGVQNQPGTILMTVSDLSAIDAEVKVAEADVLRLALGARATVSLEAAPGITFQGTVVEIGASALPQIGTQAAAREFKVTIRLEGDVSTLRPGLTCDAEILVAERANVLTAPLQAVVQRGETSGVFTIADGTATFTPVRTGIIGGLSIEVEGIAEGAAIVAGPFQALRELTDGARVRARAAP; encoded by the coding sequence ATGCCGCCGCGCCGTGTCCTGGTCGCCCTCGCCACCCTCGTCTTCCTGATCGCCGTCGTCGTGTCCCGCCGCGGGTCGTCGGATGCCCTCGAGGTCGATCGCGCCCTCGTGGAACGCACCCCCGTGCTTCGGTCCTACGTGACGGCCTCCGGCGAGATCGTGGCGACACGCTACGCCGACATCGGCTCGAGCGTGATGGGCCGCCTCGAAGGCCTGAGCGTCAAAGAAGGCGACCGGGTGAAGGCCGGCCAGGTCCTGGCCCGGATCGATCGCGTCCAGGCGGAGAGTGCCGCGGCGGCCGCGGCCGCCGGCGAGGCCGCGCTGGAGGCCGACGCCCGCGGCGCCCGCGACCAGGCCCGGGCGGCCCGCGCCGAGCTGGCCTCCGCCGAGGCCCGGGCGGCGGAGAGCCGGAACGCCCTGGCCCGCGCGAAGGAGCTGCGGTCGGCCGGGCTCATCCCGCTCGCTGAACTGGACAAGGCGGTCGCGGACAGCGAGGCGGCCAGCGCCCAGGTGGACGCCGCGACGGCCGCCGTCGCCAGGAGCGATCAGGCCCTGGCCGCCGCCGAACGGCGCGTCTCGCAGGGACGGGCCGAGCGCGTCCGGGCGCGCGACGTGCTCGAGAAGACCGCCATCACGGCGCCCATCGACGGCGTGGTGACGCGCCTCGACGTGGAGGAGGGCGAGATGGTGGTCATCGGCGTGCAGAACCAGCCGGGCACGATCCTCATGACCGTTTCGGATCTGAGCGCCATCGACGCGGAGGTGAAGGTGGCCGAGGCCGACGTGCTGCGCCTGGCCCTGGGAGCCCGCGCGACGGTCTCGCTCGAGGCGGCGCCGGGCATCACCTTTCAGGGCACGGTCGTCGAGATCGGCGCCAGCGCCCTCCCGCAGATCGGCACGCAGGCGGCGGCCCGCGAGTTCAAGGTGACGATCCGGCTGGAGGGCGACGTCTCGACGCTGCGGCCCGGGCTGACCTGCGACGCCGAGATCCTCGTGGCCGAGCGCGCCAACGTCCTCACGGCGCCGCTGCAGGCCGTCGTGCAGCGGGGCGAGACGAGCGGCGTCTTCACGATCGCGGACGGCACGGCCACCTTCACGCCCGTCCGCACGGGCATCATCGGGGGCCTGTCGATCGAGGTCGAGGGCATCGCCGAGGGCGCGGCCATCGTCGCCGGACCGTTCCAGGCGCTGCGCGAGCTGACCGACGGAGCCCGCGTGCGCGCCCGCGCGGCGCCATGA
- a CDS encoding molybdopterin-dependent oxidoreductase, giving the protein MAIRPAVAPPETTVETACPLDCPDACTLQVTVRGGRVTTIDGSRTNPVTGGYICNKVRHFDRRVYGEDRLHFPAVRVGKKGEGRFRRVSWDDALDRIAARLSAIRADHGGEAILPLSYGGSNGLLTQDTSDASLFRRLGASRLARTVCAAPTGAANEALYGKMASVVYEDYPDAALIVVWGANPASSGIHLMPYLKEARTRGATLVVVDPRATTVARQADIHLAPRPGTDVAVALAIHRHLFESGAADTTFLAAHATGAERLRERAEPWTFDRAAAVSGVPAADLERVARLYASASPALVKCGWGLERNRNGGNAALAVLALPAVGGKFGVRGGGYSMSNSASWGIERSWVTDPEPDTRLVNMNRVGRLLTGGEGAPVHGLFVYNCNPAVTLPDQQRVLAGLAREDLFTVVFDQVLTDTALYADVVLPATTFLEHYDLAKAYGPLALHLTRPVIEPVAESRPNTDVFADLAARLDLSRDGDAAGELEQMLQVMGALPGETGTELGNHGGATPPHGGRPIQFVDVFPRTADGKVTLWPDALDREAPRGLYAYLEDPGSEEWPLALISPASERTISSTLGELSRPAVRLEMHPDDARARDIEEGDEVRIANPLGTVECSVKVTGLVRPGTVAFPKGVWRRHTGNGLTSNALVPDTLTDFGGGACFNDARVQVTRARSKRPDRR; this is encoded by the coding sequence ATGGCCATCCGCCCTGCCGTCGCCCCGCCTGAAACCACCGTCGAGACGGCGTGTCCGCTCGACTGTCCGGACGCCTGCACGCTGCAGGTGACCGTGCGGGGCGGGCGGGTCACCACGATCGACGGCAGCCGGACCAACCCCGTCACCGGCGGGTACATCTGCAACAAGGTCCGCCACTTCGACCGGCGCGTCTACGGCGAGGACCGGCTGCACTTCCCCGCCGTGCGGGTGGGCAAGAAGGGCGAAGGCCGCTTCCGTCGGGTCAGCTGGGACGACGCGCTGGATCGCATCGCGGCGCGGTTGTCCGCGATCCGGGCCGACCACGGCGGCGAGGCGATCCTGCCGCTCTCGTACGGCGGATCGAACGGCCTGCTGACGCAGGACACGTCCGACGCGTCGCTCTTCCGGCGGCTCGGCGCCTCGCGGCTGGCGCGTACCGTGTGCGCGGCGCCGACTGGCGCCGCCAACGAGGCGCTGTACGGCAAGATGGCCTCGGTCGTCTACGAGGACTATCCCGACGCGGCCCTGATCGTCGTGTGGGGCGCCAATCCCGCGAGTTCCGGCATCCATCTCATGCCGTACCTGAAGGAGGCGCGCACGCGCGGCGCGACGCTGGTCGTGGTCGACCCGCGCGCGACGACCGTGGCCCGGCAGGCCGACATCCACCTCGCGCCGCGTCCGGGCACCGACGTCGCGGTCGCGCTCGCCATCCACCGGCACCTGTTCGAAAGCGGGGCCGCCGACACGACGTTCCTCGCCGCGCACGCCACGGGCGCCGAACGGCTCCGCGAACGCGCCGAGCCTTGGACGTTCGACCGCGCGGCGGCCGTGAGCGGTGTGCCGGCGGCCGACCTCGAACGCGTGGCCCGGCTCTACGCGTCGGCGTCGCCGGCGCTCGTCAAGTGCGGCTGGGGCCTCGAGCGGAACCGGAACGGCGGCAACGCCGCCCTCGCGGTGCTGGCCCTGCCCGCCGTCGGGGGCAAGTTCGGCGTGCGCGGCGGCGGCTACTCCATGAGCAACTCCGCCTCCTGGGGCATCGAGCGCTCCTGGGTGACGGACCCTGAACCCGACACGCGGCTCGTCAACATGAACCGCGTCGGTCGGCTGCTGACCGGCGGCGAGGGCGCCCCCGTGCACGGGCTGTTCGTCTACAACTGCAATCCGGCCGTGACGTTGCCTGACCAGCAGCGGGTACTGGCCGGTCTGGCGCGCGAGGATCTCTTCACGGTGGTGTTCGACCAGGTGCTCACCGATACGGCGTTGTACGCCGATGTGGTGCTGCCCGCCACGACGTTCCTCGAGCACTACGACCTGGCCAAGGCGTACGGTCCGCTGGCCCTGCACCTCACCAGGCCCGTCATCGAGCCCGTGGCCGAGTCGCGGCCCAACACGGACGTCTTCGCCGACCTGGCGGCCCGGCTCGACCTCTCGCGTGACGGAGACGCCGCAGGCGAGCTCGAGCAGATGCTCCAGGTGATGGGAGCGCTGCCCGGCGAGACCGGCACGGAACTCGGCAACCACGGCGGCGCGACACCGCCCCACGGCGGCCGTCCGATCCAGTTCGTGGACGTGTTCCCTCGAACGGCGGACGGCAAGGTGACGCTCTGGCCGGACGCGCTCGACCGCGAGGCGCCGCGGGGCCTCTACGCGTACCTCGAGGACCCGGGCTCCGAGGAGTGGCCGCTCGCGCTCATTTCACCTGCGTCGGAGCGCACGATCAGCTCGACGCTGGGGGAACTGAGCCGGCCGGCGGTGCGGCTGGAGATGCACCCGGACGATGCGCGGGCGCGTGACATCGAGGAGGGGGACGAGGTGCGGATCGCCAATCCGCTGGGAACGGTGGAGTGCAGCGTCAAGGTCACGGGGCTCGTCCGCCCGGGGACGGTGGCCTTCCCGAAAGGCGTCTGGCGACGCCACACGGGCAACGGCCTGACGTCGAACGCGTTGGTACCGGATACGTTGACGGACTTCGGCGGCGGGGCCTGCTTCAACGACGCGCGCGTCCAGGTGACGCGCGCGCGTTCGAAGAGACCCGACCGCCGATAG
- a CDS encoding KGG domain-containing protein, producing MDKPKARRGFASMSSEKQREIASKGGRAAHAKGTAHEWSSVEARDAGRKGGMVSRGGRGKLPTEQKEESAA from the coding sequence ATGGACAAGCCAAAAGCCCGGCGCGGGTTCGCGTCGATGTCGTCGGAGAAGCAACGGGAGATCGCCAGCAAGGGCGGACGGGCCGCGCATGCCAAGGGCACGGCCCACGAATGGAGCTCGGTCGAAGCGCGTGACGCGGGACGCAAGGGCGGCATGGTGAGCCGCGGCGGCCGCGGCAAGCTCCCGACCGAGCAGAAGGAAGAGTCGGCGGCCTAG
- a CDS encoding oxidative damage protection protein: MSGVSSDPTSPAAAGSVRLVHCVKLGQELPGLDAPPWPGEVGQRIYEQVSAKAWKMWEDRQKMILNELRLLPWQKESQAIILQHLEEFFFAEGSALPPGYVPPKG; encoded by the coding sequence ATGAGCGGTGTGTCCAGCGACCCCACCTCCCCGGCCGCTGCCGGTTCCGTGCGCCTCGTGCACTGCGTCAAGCTCGGGCAGGAGCTGCCCGGCCTCGATGCCCCACCCTGGCCGGGCGAGGTCGGCCAGCGGATCTACGAGCAGGTCTCGGCCAAAGCCTGGAAGATGTGGGAGGACCGGCAGAAGATGATCCTCAACGAGCTGCGCCTGCTGCCATGGCAGAAAGAGAGCCAGGCGATCATCCTCCAGCACCTGGAGGAGTTCTTCTTCGCCGAGGGCTCGGCGCTCCCGCCCGGATACGTGCCGCCGAAGGGCTGA
- a CDS encoding peptide MFS transporter, which yields MANPASTDTSFFGHPRGLSTLFFTEMWERFSYYGMRALLLLYMTAAVADGGLGFDAAQGGAIYGLYTSMAYMAALPGGWVADRLIGQRKAVLYGGIIIASGHFSMALPSLATFYLGLFLIVIGTGLLKGNVSVVVGQLYAKEDDRRDAGFSIFYMGINLGAFLAPLVCGYLGQRVNWHVGFAAAGVGMTVGVVQYMFGGRYLGDAGLHPAPAASPAAAAALKAKALAWGLGLLALAVVLGGGGYTGMLPITAVGVADAAGVGLLLSTVVFFGWMFSSSDWTPAERKRLVVVAVLFLASALFWSVFEQAGSTLNLFADRDTDNSIFGIGFPSSWFQSVNSFFIFTLAPVFAWIWVSLARRNQEPSSPAKFVVGLVGVGLGFVVLIWPAQAAAAGVKASPLWLTLTYLLHTIGELSLSPVGLSAMTRLAPARIAGLVMGVWFLGTSVGNFIGGRVGGLYESMALPTLFGAVGGFAILAGLVLLVFVRPMRRLIEEGQEPAA from the coding sequence ATGGCCAACCCGGCATCGACGGACACCTCGTTCTTCGGCCACCCGCGCGGGCTCTCGACCCTGTTCTTCACCGAGATGTGGGAGCGCTTCAGCTACTACGGGATGCGCGCGCTCCTGCTGCTCTACATGACGGCCGCGGTCGCCGACGGCGGCCTGGGCTTCGATGCGGCGCAGGGCGGCGCGATCTACGGGCTCTACACCTCGATGGCCTACATGGCGGCGCTGCCGGGCGGGTGGGTGGCCGACCGCCTGATCGGCCAGCGCAAGGCCGTGCTCTACGGCGGCATCATCATCGCGTCCGGCCACTTCAGCATGGCGCTGCCGTCGCTGGCCACCTTCTACCTGGGGCTGTTCCTCATCGTGATCGGGACCGGCCTGCTGAAGGGCAACGTGAGCGTCGTGGTCGGGCAGCTCTATGCGAAGGAGGACGACCGCCGCGACGCGGGCTTCTCGATCTTCTACATGGGCATCAACCTCGGCGCGTTCCTGGCGCCCCTGGTCTGCGGGTATCTCGGGCAGCGCGTGAACTGGCACGTGGGCTTCGCGGCGGCCGGCGTCGGCATGACGGTCGGTGTCGTGCAGTACATGTTCGGCGGCCGGTATCTCGGCGACGCCGGGCTGCATCCGGCGCCCGCGGCGTCGCCGGCGGCCGCCGCGGCCCTGAAGGCCAAGGCGCTGGCGTGGGGCCTCGGCCTCCTGGCCCTCGCCGTGGTGCTCGGGGGCGGCGGCTACACCGGGATGCTGCCGATCACGGCCGTGGGCGTCGCCGACGCAGCGGGCGTCGGACTCCTCCTGTCGACCGTGGTCTTCTTCGGCTGGATGTTCTCGAGCTCCGACTGGACGCCGGCCGAGCGCAAGCGCCTGGTGGTGGTGGCCGTGCTCTTCCTGGCGTCGGCGCTCTTCTGGTCGGTGTTCGAGCAGGCCGGGTCCACGTTGAACCTGTTTGCGGACCGGGACACCGACAACTCGATCTTCGGCATCGGCTTCCCGAGCAGCTGGTTCCAGAGCGTGAACTCGTTCTTCATCTTCACGCTGGCGCCGGTGTTCGCCTGGATCTGGGTCTCGCTGGCCCGGCGGAACCAGGAACCGTCGAGCCCCGCGAAGTTCGTCGTCGGGCTCGTGGGCGTGGGCCTCGGGTTCGTGGTCCTCATCTGGCCGGCCCAGGCGGCGGCCGCCGGCGTCAAGGCGAGCCCGCTCTGGCTCACACTCACCTACCTGCTCCACACGATCGGGGAACTGTCGCTCAGCCCCGTGGGGCTGAGTGCCATGACGCGCCTGGCGCCCGCCCGCATCGCCGGACTGGTGATGGGCGTGTGGTTCCTCGGCACGTCGGTCGGGAACTTCATCGGCGGCCGGGTCGGCGGCCTGTACGAGTCGATGGCCCTGCCGACGCTGTTCGGCGCGGTTGGCGGGTTCGCGATCCTGGCCGGCCTCGTGCTCCTCGTGTTCGTGCGGCCGATGCGCCGGCTGATCGAGGAGGGCCAGGAACCGGCGGCCTGA
- a CDS encoding DNA polymerase ligase N-terminal domain-containing protein produces the protein MPLDEYRRKRDFTKSPEPAGAEATPSQRHAPRYFCVQKHLASHLHYDLRLEHDGVLLSWAVPKGPSIDTRDKRLAMQTEDHPVEYGSFEGVIPEGYGAGVVMLWDYGTWTPESPDVGAALAKGDLKFRLDGYKLKGSWALVRTRGYGDSGKPSWLLIKHRDEWAGPIAITEFAPLSVKTPDADLADILATDTPALWHSHPPAKSGDTGKLFQRIIATALELRAARHADPATRRMPAAAAADALEPPAPAPKRRATPAPETGRRPARARKTAARRSK, from the coding sequence GTGCCGCTCGACGAATACCGCCGCAAGCGCGATTTCACGAAGAGTCCCGAGCCCGCTGGCGCGGAGGCCACGCCGTCGCAGCGCCACGCCCCGAGGTACTTCTGCGTGCAGAAGCACCTGGCGAGCCACCTCCACTACGACCTGCGCCTCGAGCACGACGGCGTGCTCCTCTCGTGGGCCGTCCCCAAGGGCCCGTCGATCGACACCCGCGACAAGCGGCTCGCGATGCAGACCGAGGATCACCCGGTCGAGTACGGCTCCTTCGAGGGCGTGATCCCCGAGGGGTACGGCGCCGGCGTCGTGATGCTGTGGGACTACGGCACCTGGACGCCGGAGTCGCCCGACGTCGGCGCCGCGCTCGCGAAGGGCGACCTGAAGTTCCGCCTCGATGGCTACAAGCTGAAGGGCTCGTGGGCGCTGGTGCGGACGCGCGGATACGGCGATTCCGGCAAGCCGTCGTGGCTGCTCATCAAGCACCGCGACGAGTGGGCCGGGCCCATCGCCATCACGGAGTTCGCGCCGCTCAGCGTCAAGACGCCCGACGCCGACCTTGCCGACATCCTCGCCACCGACACGCCCGCGCTCTGGCACAGCCACCCGCCGGCGAAGTCCGGCGACACCGGCAAGCTCTTCCAGCGCATCATCGCCACGGCCCTCGAGCTCAGGGCAGCGCGGCACGCCGACCCGGCCACTCGGCGGATGCCGGCGGCGGCCGCCGCGGACGCGTTGGAGCCGCCCGCGCCGGCGCCGAAGCGGCGCGCGACGCCAGCCCCGGAGACAGGCCGCCGGCCGGCCCGGGCCAGGAAGACGGCGGCGCGCAGATCGAAGTAG
- a CDS encoding YvcK family protein, whose protein sequence is MKLRQLNVGCFGGGTGLPSLLGGLKRNPWLRLNAVVTTFDSGGSSGQLRDELGVLPPGDVLRCALALARNEGEARRVLLSRLPTLFEHKKLGGHTGGNLLLSMMEQYSGDFLAAVDGMRALLGCQGRVWPVSVARSSLCAAHADGTISSGEVEVDRWQDAGHAIERIWLEPRAPIHPAVADAIRTFDAVIIGPGSFFTSLMPTLLVDGVRESLAAMPGPIVFVSNLLTEGLGMKDFTAADAVQWVEKTIGRPVDLLIFNTARLPPALLSSYAREHKQPLALGQLPQTTVLVEAPLWTRAIARHDRRRLSHAIWSVLSRRVL, encoded by the coding sequence ATGAAGCTGCGTCAGTTGAACGTCGGGTGCTTCGGTGGGGGCACCGGGCTGCCAAGTCTCCTCGGGGGGCTGAAGCGCAATCCCTGGCTGCGGCTGAACGCGGTCGTCACGACGTTCGACAGCGGCGGGAGCTCGGGACAGCTGCGCGACGAACTCGGCGTCCTGCCGCCGGGCGACGTGCTGCGCTGCGCGCTGGCGCTGGCCAGGAACGAGGGCGAGGCGCGCCGCGTCCTGCTCTCGCGGCTGCCGACGCTGTTCGAGCACAAGAAGCTCGGCGGCCACACCGGCGGGAACCTGCTGCTGTCGATGATGGAGCAGTACAGCGGAGACTTCCTGGCGGCGGTCGACGGCATGCGGGCGCTGCTCGGCTGCCAGGGACGCGTCTGGCCGGTCAGCGTCGCCAGGTCGTCGCTGTGCGCGGCCCACGCCGACGGCACGATTTCGTCGGGCGAGGTGGAGGTGGACCGCTGGCAGGATGCCGGCCACGCCATCGAGCGGATCTGGCTCGAGCCGCGGGCGCCGATCCACCCGGCCGTCGCCGACGCCATTCGCACGTTCGACGCCGTCATCATCGGTCCCGGGAGTTTCTTCACCAGCCTGATGCCGACGCTGCTCGTCGACGGCGTGCGCGAGTCGCTCGCCGCGATGCCCGGCCCGATCGTCTTCGTCAGCAACCTGCTGACCGAGGGGCTGGGCATGAAGGACTTCACGGCGGCCGACGCCGTGCAGTGGGTGGAGAAGACCATCGGCCGCCCCGTGGACCTCCTGATCTTCAACACCGCCAGGCTGCCGCCAGCGCTGCTCTCGAGCTACGCGCGCGAGCACAAGCAGCCGCTGGCGCTGGGCCAGCTGCCGCAGACGACCGTGCTCGTAGAGGCACCGCTGTGGACGCGCGCGATTGCCCGCCACGATCGCCGGCGCCTCTCGCACGCGATCTGGAGCGTGCTGAGCCGGCGGGTGCTCTGA
- a CDS encoding TPM domain-containing protein: MARRASRRLSALALACLLCLGVAAGSAQEAPPALTAPVNDFAGVVDAASAGELERLIRALQSASGDTVVVATVTTFKPWADIRSYATAMFENHGRGIGAKGRDNGLLVLLAVDDRQVWMEVGYDLEAVITDGFAGETSRQVMAPYFRQGDYGRGLLAGTSRVIERIAADRNVTVTGVEVRSAPERPNDPIGTWVILLVVLLFVILPMLRGRRGGRRRRTWRGGVGPWGGGYYGGRWGGGSSWSGGSWGRSSGGFGGFGGGRSGGGGGGASW; the protein is encoded by the coding sequence ATGGCCCGACGCGCCTCCAGACGCCTGAGCGCGCTCGCACTCGCCTGCCTGCTGTGCCTCGGCGTGGCGGCCGGGTCCGCGCAGGAGGCGCCGCCCGCCTTGACGGCGCCCGTGAACGACTTCGCGGGCGTGGTCGACGCGGCGTCGGCCGGCGAGCTCGAACGCCTGATCCGGGCGCTCCAATCCGCGAGCGGCGACACCGTCGTGGTCGCCACGGTCACGACGTTCAAACCCTGGGCCGACATTCGCAGCTACGCGACGGCCATGTTCGAGAACCACGGCCGCGGCATCGGCGCGAAAGGCCGCGACAACGGCCTGCTGGTGCTCCTGGCCGTGGACGACCGACAGGTCTGGATGGAGGTGGGGTACGACCTGGAAGCAGTCATCACCGACGGCTTCGCCGGCGAGACCAGCCGGCAGGTCATGGCCCCCTATTTCCGGCAAGGCGACTATGGCCGCGGCCTCCTCGCCGGCACGAGCCGGGTCATCGAACGGATCGCGGCCGACAGGAACGTCACCGTGACGGGCGTCGAAGTCCGGTCGGCGCCGGAACGTCCCAACGACCCGATCGGGACCTGGGTCATCCTGCTGGTCGTGCTCCTGTTCGTCATCCTGCCGATGCTGCGCGGGCGGCGGGGCGGACGCCGGCGGCGGACGTGGCGGGGCGGCGTCGGGCCGTGGGGCGGCGGGTACTATGGGGGCAGGTGGGGCGGGGGCTCGTCCTGGAGCGGCGGCTCGTGGGGGCGGTCGTCGGGCGGGTTCGGCGGATTCGGCGGCGGCCGGAGCGGCGGGGGCGGAGGCGGGGCGTCGTGGTGA
- a CDS encoding LemA family protein, translating into MRQVVMAMIVVTAASATTGCSYNTFVTQEEAVKAQWAQVENQLKRRSDLIPNLVETTKGFATQERDVFQAIADSRAKLAGASTPSQTMQAANEQSAALARLLVVVENYPELKSSAIFARLSDELAGTENRIATERMRYNERVQEYNTSRRRFPANITNAIFRFQDYPLFEAPPEAKEAPKVDFSRPKSGQ; encoded by the coding sequence ATGCGGCAGGTGGTGATGGCCATGATCGTGGTGACGGCGGCGTCGGCCACGACGGGGTGCTCGTACAACACGTTCGTCACCCAGGAAGAAGCCGTGAAGGCGCAGTGGGCGCAGGTCGAGAACCAGCTGAAGCGCAGGAGCGATCTCATCCCCAACCTCGTCGAGACGACGAAGGGATTCGCCACCCAGGAACGCGACGTGTTCCAGGCCATCGCGGACTCGCGGGCGAAGCTGGCCGGCGCGTCGACCCCGTCCCAGACCATGCAGGCCGCCAACGAGCAGTCGGCGGCGCTGGCGCGGCTGCTCGTCGTCGTCGAGAACTATCCGGAATTGAAGTCGAGCGCCATCTTCGCGCGGCTGTCTGACGAGCTGGCGGGCACGGAGAACCGCATCGCGACCGAACGGATGCGCTACAACGAGCGGGTCCAGGAGTACAACACGTCGCGGCGGCGCTTCCCCGCCAACATCACCAACGCGATCTTCCGGTTCCAGGACTATCCGCTGTTCGAGGCCCCGCCCGAGGCGAAAGAGGCGCCGAAGGTCGACTTCTCGCGGCCCAAGTCGGGACAGTAA
- a CDS encoding sigma-70 family RNA polymerase sigma factor: MTTDPHPRPGPEADDVARAVAGDTAAFERLYRSHVPRILALTRRMAGADRADELTQDVFVRAWQKLGLFRGESSLATWLHRLAVNVVVEQFRALGTARDRFLPEGDDHLTRVAAPVDSARGWNAGMDLDVAVNRLPPGARTVFVLHDVEGYRHEEIGQLLGVSIGTSKSQLHRARMTLRGLLRTPREAS, encoded by the coding sequence GTGACCACAGACCCTCACCCCCGGCCCGGGCCGGAGGCCGATGATGTCGCGCGCGCCGTCGCGGGCGACACGGCGGCCTTCGAGCGTCTGTATCGCAGCCACGTGCCCCGAATCCTCGCGCTCACCCGGCGGATGGCCGGCGCGGACCGCGCCGACGAACTCACCCAGGACGTATTCGTCCGGGCGTGGCAGAAGTTGGGGCTCTTCCGGGGCGAGTCGTCGCTGGCCACGTGGCTGCACCGGCTGGCCGTGAACGTCGTGGTCGAGCAGTTCCGGGCACTCGGCACGGCCCGCGACCGGTTCCTGCCCGAGGGTGACGACCACCTGACGCGGGTGGCGGCGCCCGTGGACTCGGCCCGCGGCTGGAACGCGGGCATGGATCTCGACGTCGCCGTCAACCGCCTGCCCCCCGGGGCCCGCACCGTGTTCGTGCTGCACGATGTCGAGGGCTACAGGCACGAAGAAATCGGCCAGCTGCTGGGCGTGTCGATCGGCACGTCCAAGTCGCAGCTGCACCGGGCCCGCATGACGCTGCGCGGCCTGCTCCGCACGCCCAGGGAGGCCTCGTGA